Below is a genomic region from Pseudomonas frederiksbergensis.
CCGGAACCGCACCGGCAGAGTGCGCCAGGTCCCAGATCGCCAGCGCGCCACGCTCGTGGATCAGTGCGGTCAGGGCCTGCATGTCGTGCATGTAGCCGGTCTTGTAGTTGACGTGGGTGAGCATGACCACCGCAGTGTCCTGGTCAATCGCCTGCGCCAGTTCTTGCGGGCTGTCGACCAGACGCAAGCGGTAACCCTGCTGCAGCAAGTCCATCAACCCTTCGGCGATGTACAGATCCGTCGGGAAGTTGCTGGACTCACTGACAATCACTCGCCGCGTCGGCGCCCGCGTAGCTTGCACGCGCAAGGCCGCGCCGAGGACCTTGAACAGGTTGATCGAGGTGGTGTCGGTGACCACCACTTCGCCTTCACCGGCCCCAATCAGCCCAGCCAGCCGATTGCCCAGACGCTCCGGCAGATCGCGCCAGCCCGCGCTGTTCCAGCTACGGATCAAACCATTGCCCCACTCCTCGGCGATCACTGCTTGAGCACGCTCAAGCGCCGCAATCGGACGTGCGCCCAGGGAGTTGCCGTCGAGGTAAATCACGCCTTCGGGGAGCGCAAACTGCTGACGCAGATGAGCCAGGGAGTCTTGCGCATCGAGCGCCAGGCAATCGTTTCTTGTGGTCATTGTCGGTCCTGTTTTTTAGATGACATGCCGCCGCAGGATGCGCTGCCTTGGGCACTTCTGTGCCGGCACAATGAGCAAATAATGAACGAAGCTTTGGAGAATTTTCGTGCAAAGTGGACGGCCATAGAGTAGTTATCTCGTAGATAATTCGAATCCAACTCCAAAAATCGCGGATTTATTCAAGCCATGACGCTCGACTCGACAGACCTGCGGATCCTGCACTACTTGCAGCAGGATGGGCGTATCAGCAATCAGGAATTGGCGGAGAAAGTCGCGCTCTCGCCGTCGGCTTGCCTGCGCCGTTTGCGGCTGCTGGAAAGTGAGGGAATCATCACCGGCTATCGCGCGGTGTTGAACGCCGAACGGCTGGGCATCGAGCTGGAAGCTATCGTCCATGTGTCGTTGCGACAGGACGTCGAAGACTGGCACGAGACCTTTATCAAGAAGGTGCAAGAGTGGCCGGAAGTTGCCACCGCGTACGTGATTACCGGAGCCAGCAACTATGTGCTGCGGGTTCAGGCGCGCAACCTGAAACACTTCTCGGATTTCATCGTCAACAAGCTCAATCGCACCGCGGGGGTCACCGATATTCGCTCGGAAATCGTCCTGCAGAAAATCAAGGAACGAGACGACCTGCTCGATCTGGTCGCCCGTAAATAAGCCGTTACTGACAGCCTCTGTATCAAAGCCCGCGCAGGCGCCGTGCCTCATTACGCTGCAAGGTTGTGCTCGGGGCTTCGTCGAACAACTTGCGGTACTCGGCGGAAAAACGCCCCATGTGAGTGAAACCCCAGCCCATGGCAATCTCCGAGATATTGCGCGCCAGGCCATGTTCAAGAATGTCCTGGCGCACCGCATTCAACCGGTATTTTTTCAGATAGGCCATCGGCGACAGGGCGAAGTACTTTCTGAATGCCTCGAACAGCTTGAACCGAGAAACCCCGGCCGCCGCTTCGATGTCTTCCAGGTGCAGCGCTTCGCGGGCGTTGTCGTGAATGTACTGTTTGGCCCTGACCAGGTAATGCGGCAACTTCACGCCCAGCACGTCGCGCAGCTCATCGGAGTAATTGTTCGGCTGGGCGAGGATCAGGCCTTTGATCAACGAGCTTTCGATGTCCCGCGTGAAGGTGACCTGC
It encodes:
- the kynU gene encoding kynureninase gives rise to the protein MTTRNDCLALDAQDSLAHLRQQFALPEGVIYLDGNSLGARPIAALERAQAVIAEEWGNGLIRSWNSAGWRDLPERLGNRLAGLIGAGEGEVVVTDTTSINLFKVLGAALRVQATRAPTRRVIVSESSNFPTDLYIAEGLMDLLQQGYRLRLVDSPQELAQAIDQDTAVVMLTHVNYKTGYMHDMQALTALIHERGALAIWDLAHSAGAVPVDLRQAGADYAIGCTYKYLNGGPGSQAFVWVSPPLCDMVTQPLSGWFGHSRQFDMASGYEPSRGIARYLCGTQPITSLAMVECGLEIFAQTDMASLRRKSLALTDLFIQLVEQRCAAHDLKLITPREHAKRGSHVSFEHPQGYAVIQALIARGVIGDYREPRIMRFGFTPLYTSFTEVFDAVQILGEILDQKTWAQAQFQVRHSVT
- a CDS encoding Lrp/AsnC family transcriptional regulator; this translates as MTLDSTDLRILHYLQQDGRISNQELAEKVALSPSACLRRLRLLESEGIITGYRAVLNAERLGIELEAIVHVSLRQDVEDWHETFIKKVQEWPEVATAYVITGASNYVLRVQARNLKHFSDFIVNKLNRTAGVTDIRSEIVLQKIKERDDLLDLVARK